In Ovis canadensis isolate MfBH-ARS-UI-01 breed Bighorn chromosome 15, ARS-UI_OviCan_v2, whole genome shotgun sequence, the genomic stretch AAAACCTTCAAATTCCTTGGTCAAGATTCATCCTTCTTTAGTAACAACTCTAGGGTAATGATTTTTATTAAGCGACTAAAACATCCCACAGACTATTTTTAGACTTAAGGATGGAGTGTAGGTATATGTAGTGTCTTCACAGTAGgattaaaatcacaaaattaaaagataaaaggatGATACATACCAATTTCCCAGCCAAAGAAGTAAATTGTACCTAAGTTTAACAACAAATGACCACATTTCTGCTTTCTGATGACATGTTTTCTATTTGAGATATATTCcatacagtttatttatttttctttttagatttttatatatattttttatttttttaaccagaattgacagagacatgtgtaccccaatgtccattaAGTTTCTAAAAGACTATtcgttttaaaatttcttctataaATTTACATATTTTCAATAAAGTTCATTGTGCTTTCTTTTACTACagattgtatctttttaaatctaTTCAACAAgtttatatttcacttttttccatacATGTGACCATTAATTTTTGTCCTCTTGACATAATATCACTTATCTTTGTCTTTTAAAGCATAATTATAAGTTAATAcactacattttaatttaattgagtTGTGTGAAGTTAAACAGGCTTATTGCTTCACTTAACCTCACCACTACCCTTTACCTAATAGTTATTTACAAAATGTAAGACTTCCCATTTTTAAATGAaccaatgaaaattatttttgtgtatgttagcTTATATTTAACTAATGTAAATAAAGCATTATTTTGATATATTAATACCTGCTGTCTCTGCACATTTCTTCTTCCTAAATGCAGGACTCCAGTAATTTCACCTTTTTGGAAGGTTGTATATTTGAATCTTTGTGATTATTTCATCCTTTCCAGTATGTTTGCTTAATTTTCCAACTTTATGACATTTACAGGTTTTGTAAGTTAGTCTCTGATTTCCCAGAATTGCTGATGAATATTGACTGGACAAAGCATAAAGGCATAGGTTTCAAAATTCATTAActttagtaaataaaatacacaaaacccTTGAATAAGGCAATATGTGGTTGATAAGTGGTAGGTGGTAATGTTAAATgtttaagtgaaataaaagacAGGGATATTagagaaacagaatgaaatgCAAATAGCAAAAGGCACAAAAGAATGCCACATTCGTAAGGGAGGGTTTAATAAATATTGTCTTCTAAAGACGAGAAGGATAAAATCAAACCCAAAATTAGAGGTCTCAATGTTTTTACAATCTAAATTTCTTTTGagtcaaagaaaattaaaaaaatatttggaataaattttacataaattctTTGAATGAGcaagaaaatatgatttaaaaataattttcacaagCAATTAAAGGCTAAATAATCTTGAGTTACATAAGCAGTACATATTGAGTTAATTAAAATTGACAGGTATAATTAAGTGGTAATAGTTCCCAAAGTTGGAAATGTCTGAAGACTTTGCAAATGAAAGTAACTAAATATAAGAGACTAGACTTAGAGATTGGAGAACAAGGTTCAGAATATGATATGGATAAATCCTAAAACTCAGAATttggtgtttagtcgctcagtcgtgtccaactctttgcgatcccatggactctagcccaccaggctcctctgttcatgggcttccccaggcaagaatactggagtgggttgccatttccttctttaggggatccctctgacccagggatcaaacctgtgtttcctgcattagccggcaggttctttactgctgagcttcCGGGGAAGCCCTAAATCACAGAATAAATGGATTTACTCTTCCAAACattgtttctatttctaaatTATACTAGAAATTAAAGCATTTGATGCAAGGAAtataatattgatatttattaatgaaatatcTTGACCATGTATATGATTTCATTGAATAATCAGGACAGGGAAAGCAGAAAGATACAGCCAATGAGCAGCCAGCTGGTGCAGAAAAATGCGGATGAGTCACTCAATGAAGGCGTGAACCATCTCTGAGAACAGTCTGATTAGTCTGCTGCATGGCCTCTAGGACCAGATACCATTTGGACCTGTGGGGTAAGAGCGTGGTCCAGGGATGAACCAACACCATTGATGACTTCATGAATATCCCTTTGGTGAAGATCAACTATGTGGACCATAGGGCGATGGATGTTAGGACGGACTGACCTTTTATGCCCGGTCATAAAGTTAGCTTGACAGCATCTCAGGGCTTGTCTCCTTAGCAAGTCCAGGCTCCTACTCAGTTTCCTCCAGAGTCCTACTAAGCCAGCTTCTTACCTAACTCCATATAATGCTTAACTTTAACATTAAGACACATCTTAACTCATTTTTATTGCTAACTTGATAACAGATTCTCATATGCAGGAAATCCATGAACTTGTTATAAAGAATATGTGTCACATTCATTCACTGAGCATTGACCTACCCGCTTTGGAGCCATGTGCTGTTTAAAAATTGCCATCGTTGAATGTGTGTGCTTGTGGTTTGTGTATATGTCTCAGTCttggagagagaaagtgagaaaaacaTTGGAAAATCTATGGAGAATGGAAGGAATCCAAAGAGTGCTACTTTAATTGGTGCATTCTAGTCAGTCAGCAATTTTCTTGCTAGCATATGTTTGTATAAACTCATACTTATTATTTAatgaacatatatatgcatgagGGGAAGAAGGGAAATAAAAGGTCTTCTGCTACAATTAAAAGTTGAATATTGAAATATGACTTAAGCATCTCCTGGGGAAATAATTCAAAAACTTAAAATGGAAATCAATTTTAAGCATTTTTGACATATGTAATATATCAATATCTCTTATTAATACTAATGATGAATtctgacaaagaaagacaaagtaaAAGCTAAATGGACCTTAAAAATACTctacatgattcagttcagttcagtcgctcagtcgtgtctgactctttgcgaccccatgaatcacagcacgccaggcctccctgtccatcagcaactcccagagttcactcaaactcacgtccattgagtcagtgatgccttcgaaccatctcatcctctgtcgtccccttctcctcctgcccccaatccctcccagcatcagagtctattccaatgagtcaactcttcacatgaggtggccaaagttctggagtttcagctttagcatcattctttccaaaggacacccaggactgatctccttcagaatggactggttggatctccttgcagtccaagggattctcaagagtcttctccaacatcacagttcaaaagcatcaattcttcatcgctcagctttcttcacagtccaactcttacatccatacatgactactggaaaaaccatagtttgactagacagacctttgttgattaGATCATATGATATTGTAACTTTTGTCTCTAAATGATCAGGCCAGTCCTTTCCTTCTCTGCTACCCTATGGcagactgcagctcaccaagctcctctgaccatggaattttccaggtaaaaatgctggagtgggttgtcatttccttctcctgggggtccttctgacccaggggttgaactcatgtcccctgaattTCTgtcactggtaggcagattctttaccactgtgccacttgggaagcccaataattagTCTTTTCATTCTCTAACCAAAGTTTCATTAAAACACATCATACTTTTGAGAACTCAGTGGAAATACAGAACAATTAGATGAAAGTTTTAGACTTTCATATAAATTTAGTAATTTAGCTTATTCTATTGGATATGagggttagttgctaagtcatttccaattctttgcagccccatggacagagaaaacctctagacttctctgttcatgggatttcccaagcaagaatactggagtgggttgcaatttccttctccagtcagaTTCATATATTTGGATATAAATACAACATGATTACTTAGAAAACATTGTAATGAAAAATGTTGATCCAGCATTTTAAAGTTCAGTATGTACTCTACTAAGCTAAGAAAATGAAGCCCGCAATCATAGTAAGCTTCAACCACTATTTACAATTCATTATATATTCCATTTAGTTCAGAAAATTAACCCAACAACCCCAGAAATGAAGGGACCCTTTTCCTAGTAATTACATTCCATAAAGCCTTCTTCACTTCCCTGTTCCTGAGGCTGTAGATCAGAGGATTCAACATGGGAATGACCACTGTGTAGAATATGGAAGCCACTTTGTCCTGAGTCAAGGAGTAGCTGGAGGAAGGTCTGAGATAAGTGTAGATGGAGGTGGAATAGAACAGCATGATGGCTGTCAGGTGAGATGCACACGTGGAGAAGGCTTTGCGTCTCCCCTCCCCTGCATGCATGTAggagatggagaagagaatgtAGCAGTAGGAGGTGAGGATCACCAGCAGACTTCCAATGATATTCACACCAGCAAATGTGGACAAGATGCTTTCATGCAGGCGTGTGTCAGAACATGAGAGCTTAAAAAGTGGAGGACTGTCACAGAAGAAGTGATGGATGATATTGGAACTACAGAATGACAAGCTGCTCACATAACCTGTGTGAATCACAGAGTTCAACAGTCCTGCTGTAAAAGCCCCTGCTGCCATTTTTAGGCAGACCGTCCTGGACATGATCAAGGAGTAATGGAGAGGGTTGCatatggccacatagcggtcatggGCCATTAACCCAAAAAGGATGCATTCAGTTGTGGCAAACGCTATAAAGAAGTACATCTGCAGGAAGCAGCCAGCAAAGGAGATGGTTTTCTTCTCTGATAAAAAGTCTACCAGCATCTTTGGAGTGATAGTGGATGAATAACTAACATCTGCAAAAGATAGCATTGccaggaagaaatacatgggCGTGTGGAGTCGAGAATCAGTCCTGATTAAAAGGATCATCCCAATATTTCCCACAACTGTAAGTGTGTAaatcatgaaaaaaagagaaaaaaggatagCTTGTAGCTCCAgtgtgtctgctaatcccaacagGATGAACTCCGTCAGCAAAGTACAATTATTTCTGGCCATTTATTAAAGATGTTGTAGGCTTAAACTTCTATTCCTTGTAAATATGTCCTTGTCCAAATTTCACAAAAAATAGTAGAAATGTTAATGAAGTTGCTAACACACGGAGAAAATAAAATCCTGGGATAATAGAGTAgagtaagcagggtgactatcagctcagttcagtccagtcactcagtcgtgtccgactctttgagactgcgtggactgcagcacaccaggcctccctgccatcaccaactcccggagtgacTGTAGTAAAGGGGAAATTCGTGGACAAATGAACAAGCATTGGCATTCAATGAGCAATTGTCTGTATTGAATCTGGGTTGTGGAACTTCCTGTTCGCTGGTCAAAGTCCGTTTAGGTTTCTGAAAATGCAGCATATACATTCTATCCTTTCTCTTCTAGCCCATTCACACCCAAAATGCAAAGTATAGAGCTATTCTTTCTGAGTTCTCTCTCGTCCTCTGCACAAGCGTGTATGGTTAACTCAAATGCCTTCTTTTCTCATCAAGACTACTCTGTACACTCTTCAACAGCAAAATTCATGCATCACCATCCAGAAATCACTCTTGTGTTCTTCAAGCAGCAGAAACAGTGCCTACTGCAAATAACCAATATTTTGACATCTATGACATTCTTAAGAATGCTTTTGCAGTGTTTTGCAAGTGGACCAAAGCAACTGCACTCTTTACAAAGCATGCTATCAAATTAATTCCATGTAGTTGCATATACTGTACCTGTCCACAACAGGGAATGGCAGCAACAGGTATTTATAGCTTCCTTCTTAGAGTCTTAGTTATGCTgtccattattttcctttttactagAATTCTTAATACGCTTaggtgaaatttaaaataaaaagatttacatttttttaatgaaatgaaaagtcATAAAactttgaattcagttcagttcagttacctCTTTGCAAAAAATTCAAGCCACCTTCTGAGCATGTACACATGATTgcccttttattttgcttttcttaaagAGGGTTGGATAACCATGGGGACTAGATTATAGGCTTTAATTGTGAGTCAGTCCTCTTAAGACAGAAGCTTCAGTCTCAAAGCAATTAAAATATGATCATATGCAGataactgaataaaatattatgtGGCACGGatcatatgaaaataaatgaaataaagcatgtGGCACTTTGATCATAAAGTGGTTTCTTATCTCtatgttactttaaaattttttgtccaggtaaaatataataattttaattggATATTTAATTGCCTCTTTATTTATAAGTTAATCTTAATCAAAAAGGTACATAAGCTGCAACAAAATTATTATACGTccctttgtgtgcatgtgtgtgtattactCCTTTGGTCTGGGTCAGTTTAAATTCTAACTCTTCTCTTGAGTGAAATGCAAAGGGGACACTGAATACATCATTTGCTTAAAAGAATACTATACCATGAGCATTAAGACAATGGATTAAGAACATTTGCCTTTTCAATTCTgggtatacttgatttacaatattgtactagCTTCAAGTGAACAGCATAGTGATTATTTTGGCAGATTATACTCTATTCAAAGAGCTAGAggggtaggggaggggagggagagggaagctcaagagggaaggggatatatatatatatatatatatacataccctGATTTTATTAGATATAATTATCCTATGTATTGTatctatgtataaatatatgcataattataaattatatacataagtaattatatatataattataatggatttgtgttatatagcagaaaccaagaaaaattttccaccaattaaaaataaaattaaaaaaattacaagataGTGGCTATAATTTCTTATGCTATAAATACATCCCtatattgctaagtcacttcctaTAGGCACAGCCCTAtaggccatctattttacacactgTAGCTTGTCCGTCTTAATTGTATACCCCTAAGCTTCCTCTTAGGCTGCGACATGCTGGAGTGGTGAGTGGCTGAGAGGACATACCCCATGTTCAAGATCAGAGAAATCACAGTAAGATGGTAGGAACAGgcagaaggcatcagagggcatacAGACAGAAActgcaatcacagaaagctaaccaatctaatcacatgggccacagccttatctaactcagtgaaactatgagccatgccatgtagggccaaccAAGAGtcaggtcacggtggagagttgTGACAAAATGTgctccactgaagaagggaatggcaaactgccTGAGTATTatggccttgagaaccccatgaacagtatagaaaggcaaaaagataggacactgaaagatgaactccccaggtcagtaggtgcccaatatgctactggagatcagtggagaaataactccagaaacctggaatgttaggtccaggaGTCatggaaaattggaagtggtcaaacaggagatgtcatGGGTGAACATCACTactttaggaatcagggaactaaaatggactggaatgggtgaatttaactcagatgaccattatatctactactgtgggcaagaatcccttagaagaaatagagtagccatcatagtcaacaaaagagtctgaaatgcagtacttggatgcaatctcaaaaatgaaagaatgatctccatttgtttccaaggcaaaccattcaatatcatggtaatccaagtctatgccctgaccagtaatgctgaagaagctgaagttgactggttctatgaagacctacatgacctcTTAGATCaaaaaccccaaaaaagatgtccttttcactatagggggatggaatgcaaaagtagaaagtcaagaaatacctggagtaacaggcaaatttggccttggagtacagaacgaaGTAGGtgaaaggctcatagagttttgccaacagaacgcattggtcatagcaaacaccgtcttccaacaacacaagagaagactctacacatgcacatcaccaaactgtcaacactgaaatcagattgattatattctttgtagccaaagatggaaaagctctatacagtcagcaaaaataagaccaggagctgagtgtggctaagatcatgaactccttattgccaaattcagacttaaattgaagaattgaATAATCACTAGACTATTCAAGTATGAtgtaaattaaatcccttatgaatatacagtgaaagtgggaaatagatttaagggattagatctgatagacaaagtgcctgatgaattatggacagaggttcatgacatttacacaggagacagaaatcaagatcatccccaagaaaaaagaatgcaaaaaaagcaaaatggctgtctgaggaggcctttcaaatagc encodes the following:
- the LOC138420610 gene encoding olfactory receptor 5F1-like translates to MARNNCTLLTEFILLGLADTLELQAILFSLFFMIYTLTVVGNIGMILLIRTDSRLHTPMYFFLAMLSFADVSYSSTITPKMLVDFLSEKKTISFAGCFLQMYFFIAFATTECILFGLMAHDRYVAICNPLHYSLIMSRTVCLKMAAGAFTAGLLNSVIHTGYVSSLSFCSSNIIHHFFCDSPPLFKLSCSDTRLHESILSTFAGVNIIGSLLVILTSYCYILFSISYMHAGEGRRKAFSTCASHLTAIMLFYSTSIYTYLRPSSSYSLTQDKVASIFYTVVIPMLNPLIYSLRNREVKKALWNVITRKRVPSFLGLLG